The Mycolicibacterium flavescens genomic interval GCCCCGACGGAGCGGATTCCCAGCTACTCCGATTACCCGGAGCCACCTGCCGAAGACTTCGACTACGACTACCCCGGTTCGCCCGAGTTCGAGGACTACGACGACTACGAGCAGTCCTACGACGAGGAGAGCATCGACCGGCGCTGGATGTGGGTCGCCGGCATCGCCGGGGTGATCCTGTTCATCGCGATCGGCACCACCGGCATCATCCTCGGCGGAGGCGACAGCGGTTCGGTGTCGGCCACCGCGACATCGGACGCGCCGGCGCCGTCGAGCGCTCCCGCCACCACCGCGCCGAGCGCCGGAACGGCTGCGCCCATCGTCCCCTCGCTGCCGCCGGAGACCGTCACGACGGTCACCCCGAGCGCCGAGACGACCCCACCACCCGCACCGAGCACGACGGCGCAGGCAGCCGTTCCGCCGCCCGCACCGCCGTCACCGCGCACCGTGACCTACCGGGTGACGGGTAACCGCCAGCTGCTCGACCTGGTGACCGTGATCTACACCGACGGCCAGGGCGCGCTGCGCACCGACGTCAACGTCGCGCTGCCCTGGGTCAAGCAGGTGGTGCTGGACCCGGGCGTGGAGCTGAAATCGGTCACCGCGACCAGCGTCGGCGGTCAGCTGAACTGCAGCATCCTCGACGCCGCGGGCACTCTGATCGCCGCGCAGAACAACAACTCGATGATCGCCACCTGCACCCAGTAGGTCAGGCGAGGCCCAGTTCCTCCATCCGGGAGGCGTGTGTCCGCTGGAGCCGGTCGAAGAACTCGGTCATCTGGGTCAGACCTTCACCGCTGGCCAGCACCAGGTCGACGAGCTCGTCGTGATCGGCCATCACGAACTGCGCCTGGGTGATGGCCTCACCCAGGAGCCGCCGCGACCACAGCGCGAGCCGGTGGCGCTGCCGGTCGCTGGCCGTCACCGCCGCGCGCACCTCGGCGACGACGAACTGGGAGTGGCCGGTCTCCGACAGCACCGCGCGCACCACGTCGGCGACCTCGTCGGGCAGGGCGTGGGCGATCTCGAGGTAGAAGTCGGCCGCAAGTGCGTCACCGACATAGGTCTTGACCAGCGCCTCCAGCCAGGTGCTCGGGGTGGTCAGCCGGTGGTAATTCTCGAGGGCGGACGCGTATTTCGTCATCGCGGGCACGACGTCGATTCCGCGGTGCTCGAGCGCGTCGCGCAGCACCTCGTAGTGGTTCATCTCCGCGGCCGCCATGCTCGCCATGTTGATGCGCCCGCGAAGGTTCGGCGCCATGCGCGCTTCGTCGGTGAGGCGGTAGAACGCCGCCACCTCGCCATAGGCCAGCAGCGCGAAAAGCTCGTTGACGCCGGGGTGGTCGGCCGACACATCCGAGGTCGCCGAGTCGGTCTGCCCGGGTGCCGGAGGCGTCGTGTTCATGGGCCCAACAATAAACGCCCGCGGCGGGTGGCTCGTCGAGCGAGCGCCGCCAGGTACGATGGGTGCGGGCGGTGGCATTTCAAGGCGTCTGCAAGACATTTGCAGAGCCCGCCGCGACCCAAAGAAATGTGCGTGCACGCAGTCGGTCCGCCTACCTCAGTGCAGGGCCTTGGTCTTCACAGGCCAGCTTTTGTCGAACTCGTGCGCGCGTGGAAGCCATGAGGACGACAACTGAAAGGCCTCGTTTCGCGTATGACGCATCTCAATCCCACATTTGCTGAACTGGGAGTTCGCGACGAAATCGTTCGCGCTCTCGCCGAGGACGGCAAGCAGCATCCCTTCGCCATCCAAGAGCTGACCATGCCGATGGCATTGGCCGGCGACGACCTGATCGGCCAGGCCCGCACCGGTATGGGCAAGACGCTGGCATTCGGCGTGCCCCTGCTCCAGCGGATCACCACCGACCCCGACCGCCCCCTGACGGGCGTCCCGCGGGCCTTGGTGGTCGTACCCACCCGCGAGCTGTGTCTGCAGGTATACGGCGACCTGGCGGCCGCCGCGAAGTACCTGACCGTCGGCGACCGCAAGCTATCGGTCACGTCGATCTACGGTGGTCGGCCCTACGAAGGACAGATCGAGGCGCTCGAGAAGGGCGTCGACGTGGTCGTCGGCACACCGGGCCGCCTGCTCGACCTGGCCCAGCAAGGGCACCTGAAGCTGGGCGGACTGTCCATGCTGGTGCTCGACGAGGCCGACGAGATGCTCGACCTGGGCTTCTTGCCCGACATCGAACGGATCCTGCGCCAGATCCCCGACAACAGGCAGTCGATGCTGTTCTCGGCGACGATGCCCGACCCCATCATCACGCTGGCCCGGACCTTCATGAACCAGCCGACGCACATCCGGGCCGAGGCCCCGCATTCGGCGGCCACCCACGACACCACCGAGCAGTTCGCCTACCGCGCGCACGCCCTGGACAAGGTGGAGATGGTCGCCCGCATCCTGCAGGCCGAGGGTCGGGGCGCGACGATGATCTTCACCCGCACCAAGCGCACCGCGCAGAAGGTCTCCGACGAACTGGCCGAGCGCGGCTTCAAGGTCGGCGCCGTGCACGGTGACCTCGGTCAGGGCGCGCGCGAGAAGGCGCTCAAGGCGTTCCGCACCGGCGAGATCGACGTCCTGGTCGCCACCGACGTCGCCGCCCGTGGCATCGACATCGACGACGTCACCCACGTGATCAACTATCAGATCCCCGAGGACGAGCAGGCCTACGTGCACCGCATCGGCCGCACCGGGCGCGCCGGCAAGACCGGTGTCGCGGTGACCCTCGTCGATTGGGACGAGTTGGCGCGCTGGACGATGATCGACAAGGCGCTGAACCTCGGCTGCCCCGATCCCGCCGAGACGTATTCGAGCTCACCGCACCTCTACAGCGAGCTCGGCATTCCCGCCGATACCTCCGGCACCGTCGGCGAGCCCGTGAAGGTGCAGAGCAGCAGGCGCGCCCCGGCCGAGAAGTCCGACGACCGCCCCGCGCGCAACCGCAACCGC includes:
- a CDS encoding MmpS3 protein, which produces MNRSYTAHSPYSLAPTERIPSYSDYPEPPAEDFDYDYPGSPEFEDYDDYEQSYDEESIDRRWMWVAGIAGVILFIAIGTTGIILGGGDSGSVSATATSDAPAPSSAPATTAPSAGTAAPIVPSLPPETVTTVTPSAETTPPPAPSTTAQAAVPPPAPPSPRTVTYRVTGNRQLLDLVTVIYTDGQGALRTDVNVALPWVKQVVLDPGVELKSVTATSVGGQLNCSILDAAGTLIAAQNNNSMIATCTQ
- a CDS encoding hydroxylase for synthesis of 2-methylthio-cis-ribozeatin in tRNA, with translation MNTTPPAPGQTDSATSDVSADHPGVNELFALLAYGEVAAFYRLTDEARMAPNLRGRINMASMAAAEMNHYEVLRDALEHRGIDVVPAMTKYASALENYHRLTTPSTWLEALVKTYVGDALAADFYLEIAHALPDEVADVVRAVLSETGHSQFVVAEVRAAVTASDRQRHRLALWSRRLLGEAITQAQFVMADHDELVDLVLASGEGLTQMTEFFDRLQRTHASRMEELGLA
- the cshA gene encoding DNA/RNA helicase, superfamily II — encoded protein: MTHLNPTFAELGVRDEIVRALAEDGKQHPFAIQELTMPMALAGDDLIGQARTGMGKTLAFGVPLLQRITTDPDRPLTGVPRALVVVPTRELCLQVYGDLAAAAKYLTVGDRKLSVTSIYGGRPYEGQIEALEKGVDVVVGTPGRLLDLAQQGHLKLGGLSMLVLDEADEMLDLGFLPDIERILRQIPDNRQSMLFSATMPDPIITLARTFMNQPTHIRAEAPHSAATHDTTEQFAYRAHALDKVEMVARILQAEGRGATMIFTRTKRTAQKVSDELAERGFKVGAVHGDLGQGAREKALKAFRTGEIDVLVATDVAARGIDIDDVTHVINYQIPEDEQAYVHRIGRTGRAGKTGVAVTLVDWDELARWTMIDKALNLGCPDPAETYSSSPHLYSELGIPADTSGTVGEPVKVQSSRRAPAEKSDDRPARNRNRTRRRTRGGKSVAGHPDASTTSSDQASGETGEGSGDTAPAKRRRRRRPRKAPASTG